In a genomic window of Saccharothrix sp. HUAS TT1:
- a CDS encoding DUF3152 domain-containing protein: MRTFPLAPYLTGLCLAAAAVVALDAGMAARPTTAERPATGAAPTVGAEPTAAPATPTQAAPQVESFRSGADLPAGPAFPERGAGTWHVVPPPATAANGIAYTVEVEDGVVLPQGDDSFAAVVDHALRHPRGWSVRHQLRRVGGDVEPELRIRLTSQETARALCGFELPYDTSCRVGSAVHLSTARWFRGAHTFGDDLRGYRVYAVNHEVGHFLGHGHEVCQQDGAPAPVMMQQTFSVANDELASITTGSDQGVVVTADGKVCTPNPWPS, translated from the coding sequence ATGAGGACGTTCCCGCTCGCGCCCTACCTGACCGGGTTGTGCCTGGCCGCGGCGGCGGTGGTGGCGCTGGACGCCGGGATGGCGGCCCGGCCCACCACCGCGGAGCGGCCGGCCACCGGCGCGGCGCCGACCGTTGGCGCGGAGCCGACCGCGGCCCCGGCGACGCCGACGCAGGCCGCGCCGCAGGTCGAGTCGTTCCGGTCCGGCGCGGACCTGCCCGCCGGACCGGCGTTCCCCGAGCGGGGCGCGGGCACGTGGCACGTCGTGCCGCCGCCGGCCACCGCCGCGAACGGCATCGCCTACACCGTCGAGGTGGAGGACGGGGTGGTGCTGCCTCAGGGCGACGACTCGTTCGCCGCCGTGGTCGACCACGCGTTGCGGCACCCGCGCGGGTGGTCGGTCCGGCACCAGCTGCGCCGGGTGGGCGGTGACGTGGAGCCGGAGCTGCGGATCAGGCTGACGTCCCAGGAGACCGCGCGGGCGCTGTGCGGCTTCGAGCTGCCCTACGACACGTCGTGCCGGGTCGGGTCGGCCGTGCACCTGAGCACCGCGCGCTGGTTCCGCGGCGCGCACACCTTCGGCGACGACCTGCGCGGGTACCGGGTCTACGCGGTCAACCACGAGGTCGGACACTTCCTCGGCCACGGCCACGAGGTGTGCCAGCAGGACGGCGCGCCCGCGCCGGTGATGATGCAGCAGACGTTCAGCGTGGCCAACGACGAGCTGGCGTCGATCACCACCGGCAGCGACCAGGGCGTCGTGGTCACCGCGGACGGGAAGGTCTGCACGCCGAACCCGTGGCCGTCCTGA
- a CDS encoding tetratricopeptide repeat protein produces the protein MSPEHASSECVPPEYAPDTGPRALAVRLGALASAGVPVPCRVYVGLHEPGDTPPQHAVVTHAVARHFASGDTTALPRFTTNPSPLQRVYDAASLGRVDALGGDLAAFPADLASDLWRRVRERLAEPDDRVAAAEVLLRLGYQRHAADVLGMTSVDARTHVFDPASAVKQLAVLYWHPNAPRDLEALALRGARDERLPADARRSLALFVVVRNGRRGEDGPALHEAAALASALPPADGPARQSLHRALAFVPFLRGDVAGTFRLLDLAAQAQESSRPTGELERLAWVDHAFPLHETITKTHLRTGSPDPAVTASDELVALAPHDHRTWAVRGDALLAARRWEEAVEAFDRGVALGGLPAARAAFLRGWAFERVGRPAEAAESYRLSQRIDPTAPVVADRLVRTATGSACRPSRPR, from the coding sequence GTGTCACCTGAGCACGCGTCATCGGAGTGCGTGCCGCCGGAGTACGCGCCCGACACCGGACCACGGGCGCTGGCCGTGCGGCTGGGCGCGCTCGCCTCAGCCGGCGTGCCCGTGCCGTGCCGGGTCTACGTCGGCCTGCACGAGCCGGGGGACACCCCGCCGCAGCACGCCGTCGTCACGCACGCCGTGGCGCGGCACTTCGCGTCCGGCGACACCACCGCGCTGCCGCGGTTCACCACGAACCCGTCGCCGCTGCAGCGCGTGTACGACGCGGCGTCGCTCGGGCGGGTGGACGCGCTCGGCGGCGACCTGGCGGCGTTCCCCGCCGACCTGGCCTCGGACCTGTGGCGCCGGGTGCGCGAACGGCTCGCCGAGCCGGACGACCGCGTGGCTGCCGCCGAGGTGCTGCTGCGGCTCGGCTACCAGCGGCACGCGGCCGACGTGCTCGGCATGACGTCGGTCGACGCCCGCACGCACGTGTTCGACCCGGCGTCGGCGGTGAAGCAGCTGGCGGTGCTGTACTGGCACCCGAACGCGCCGCGCGACCTGGAGGCGCTGGCCCTGCGCGGCGCGCGGGACGAGCGGCTGCCCGCCGACGCGCGGCGCTCGCTGGCGCTGTTCGTCGTGGTCCGCAACGGCCGGCGCGGCGAGGACGGCCCCGCGCTGCACGAGGCCGCCGCCCTGGCCTCGGCGCTGCCGCCGGCGGACGGGCCGGCCCGGCAGTCGCTGCACCGGGCCCTGGCGTTCGTGCCGTTCCTGCGCGGTGACGTCGCGGGCACGTTCCGGCTGCTGGACCTGGCGGCGCAGGCCCAGGAGTCGAGCAGGCCGACGGGGGAGCTGGAGCGGCTGGCGTGGGTCGACCACGCGTTCCCGCTGCACGAGACGATCACCAAGACCCACCTGCGCACCGGCTCGCCGGACCCCGCCGTCACCGCGTCGGACGAGCTGGTGGCGCTCGCGCCGCACGACCACCGCACGTGGGCCGTGCGCGGTGACGCGCTGCTGGCCGCGCGGCGGTGGGAGGAGGCCGTCGAGGCGTTCGACCGCGGCGTCGCGCTGGGCGGCCTGCCCGCGGCCCGTGCCGCGTTCCTGCGCGGCTGGGCGTTCGAGCGGGTCGGGCGGCCCGCCGAGGCGGCCGAGTCCTACCGGCTCTCGCAGCGGATCGACCCGACCGCGCCGGTGGTCGCCGACCGCCTCGTCAGGACGGCCACGGGTTCGGCGTGCAGACCTTCCCGTCCGCGGTGA
- a CDS encoding GH1 family beta-glucosidase has translation MTDFPQGFRWGVATSAYQIEGAVDADGRGPSIWDAFGAVPGAIAGGDTGAVACDHYHRAPEDLALLGELGVDAYRFSVSWPRVLPTGAGRVEQRGLDFYRGLVDGLLERGIEPFLTLYHWDLPQALEELGGWRSRDTAERFAEYAAIVHDALGDRVSKWTTFNEPYVSSIVGYGEGRHAPGAREGHGSLAAAHHLMVAHGLAVRAMRGTAGHEFGIVLNQSPSTPVTSSEADVAAARRHDLLLRRQFTEPLFAGQYPEDYEETFAGVTDLSFRQDGDLELISTPLDYVGINYYYRQHVADAPHRDPDPATRTSIDVGIDTTRLPDVPRTAMNWPVEPHGLTDTLVGLKERYPDLPPVYVTENGCVYPDNPGFDDQERIDYLRSHLAAAGDAVAAGVDLRGYFVWSFLDNFEWAHGYKHRFGLVHVDYETLVRTPRASFHWYRDLIAEKR, from the coding sequence ATGACCGACTTCCCCCAAGGGTTCCGCTGGGGCGTCGCCACTTCGGCCTACCAGATCGAAGGGGCCGTGGACGCCGACGGGAGAGGACCGTCGATCTGGGACGCGTTCGGCGCGGTGCCGGGCGCGATCGCGGGCGGCGACACCGGGGCCGTGGCCTGCGACCACTACCACCGGGCGCCCGAGGACCTGGCGCTGCTCGGCGAGCTGGGCGTGGACGCCTACCGGTTCTCGGTGTCGTGGCCGCGGGTCCTGCCGACCGGCGCGGGCCGGGTCGAGCAGCGCGGCCTGGACTTCTACCGCGGGCTGGTCGACGGGCTGCTGGAGCGCGGCATCGAGCCGTTCCTCACCCTGTACCACTGGGACCTGCCGCAGGCGTTGGAGGAGCTGGGCGGCTGGCGTTCCCGCGACACCGCCGAGCGGTTCGCCGAGTACGCCGCGATCGTGCACGACGCGCTGGGCGACCGGGTGTCGAAGTGGACGACGTTCAACGAGCCGTACGTGTCCTCGATCGTCGGCTACGGCGAGGGCAGGCACGCGCCCGGCGCGCGGGAGGGCCACGGCTCGCTCGCCGCCGCCCACCACCTGATGGTGGCGCACGGGCTCGCGGTGCGGGCCATGCGCGGCACGGCCGGGCACGAGTTCGGCATCGTGCTCAACCAGTCGCCGTCGACCCCGGTCACCTCGTCGGAGGCGGACGTCGCCGCGGCGCGCAGGCACGACCTGCTGCTGCGCCGCCAGTTCACCGAGCCGCTGTTCGCCGGGCAGTACCCGGAGGACTACGAGGAGACGTTCGCCGGTGTCACCGACCTGTCGTTCCGGCAGGACGGCGACCTGGAGCTGATCTCCACGCCGCTGGACTACGTGGGCATCAACTACTACTACCGGCAGCACGTGGCCGACGCGCCGCACCGCGACCCGGACCCGGCCACCCGCACGTCCATCGACGTCGGCATCGACACGACCCGCCTGCCGGACGTGCCGCGCACCGCGATGAACTGGCCGGTCGAGCCGCACGGGCTGACCGACACGCTGGTGGGGCTGAAGGAGCGCTACCCGGACCTGCCGCCGGTGTACGTCACCGAGAACGGCTGCGTGTACCCGGACAACCCCGGCTTCGACGACCAGGAGCGCATCGACTACCTGCGCAGCCACCTGGCGGCGGCGGGCGACGCGGTCGCCGCCGGGGTCGACCTGCGCGGCTACTTCGTGTGGTCGTTCCTGGACAACTTCGAGTGGGCGCACGGCTACAAGCACCGGTTCGGCCTCGTCCACGTGGACTACGAGACGCTGGTCCGCACGCCGCGGGCGAGCTTCCACTGGTACCGGGACCTGATCGCCGAGAAGCGCTGA